The Palleronia sp. THAF1 genome contains the following window.
GGTGGTCCGGCCAGCATCGGTGCTGCATTGGCATTGGCCTCTGCTGCGATGGCCGCGGGTGCGCAGGTGCTGATCAAGGCGATGTCGGGAACCGAACGATCCGAGGCTATCGCGTTCTATTTTCTGGCGACCGCCGCTGTGGTCTCGCTGATCACGGTGCCGTTCGGCTGGGTCTGGCCCACGCCCTTTGCCTGGGCGATGCTGATCCTTTGCGGGCTGGTCGGCGGCGTCGGGCAGTTGCTGCTGACCATGAGCTATAAATACGCCGAAGCCTCTACGCTGGCGCCGTTTTCCTACGTTTCGATGCTGTGGGCGGTGGCCATCGGCTTCGTCTTCTTCAGCGAGATCCCGACATGGGCGACCGTTGCGGGGGCCGCGCTTATCATCGCGTCGGGCGTGTTGATCGTCTTGCGCGAACGGCAACTAAAAAAGCAGGAAACCGCGCGCCGGAAATTGCGGGCGAAGGGGCTTTATTGATTGAGTGGCGCGAAGAGGGGATGGTCCTGTCGGTCCGCCGCCACGGAGAGTCCGATGCCATCGTCGAGGCGCTGACCAGAGACCATGGCCGCCATGCAGGCGTGGTTCGGGGCGGCGGCGGGCGCAAGCTGGCGGCCATGATGCAGCCCGGCGCGCAACTGGCGTTTGCATGGCGCGCCCGGCTGGAACAGCACTTGGGCCATTACACGGTCGAGCCGGTCCGCTCTCGGGCCGCTGTTCTAGGCGATCCGCTGGCGCTGGCCGGCCTGCTGTCGCTGACGTCGCTGCTGGGCTTCGTCTTGCCCGAACGAGAGGCGCAGCCGGGCCTGTACGAAGCGTCGATGGCCGTGGTGGATCTGATGGACGAGGGCGGGTTGTGGCCGCTGGCCTACTTACGCTGGGAAATGGGCGTGCTGGAGCGGCTGGGCTTTGGGCTGGACCTGACCCGCTGTGCCGTCACCGGATCGCGCGACGATCTGGCGTTCGTCAGCCCGCGCACGGGTCGGGCCGTGGCGCGTGATGCGGCGGGGGAGTGGTCGGATCGCTTGCTCCCACTGCCGCTGTGCATGCTCGGGCAGGGCCCGGCCGAAACGGCCGACATCGTCCGGGGATTGCGGGTCACCGGGCATTTTCTGGAGAAACGGCTTGCACCGTCTCTTGGGGATCGCCCGTTGCCCGTGGCG
Protein-coding sequences here:
- a CDS encoding DMT family transporter, with the protein product MASYRGILLITLGFSVLTFMSAFVKAAGETVPTGQIVFFRAALSLPVIGAWLWARHDVAAGLHVENWRGHAVRAIVGTTSMGMGFASITLLPLAEVQAIRFATPIFLVIFAAIFLGERFRLVRLVAVLIGLAGVIVIVSPRFGVTDWGGPASIGAALALASAAMAAGAQVLIKAMSGTERSEAIAFYFLATAAVVSLITVPFGWVWPTPFAWAMLILCGLVGGVGQLLLTMSYKYAEASTLAPFSYVSMLWAVAIGFVFFSEIPTWATVAGAALIIASGVLIVLRERQLKKQETARRKLRAKGLY
- the recO gene encoding DNA repair protein RecO, giving the protein MIEWREEGMVLSVRRHGESDAIVEALTRDHGRHAGVVRGGGGRKLAAMMQPGAQLAFAWRARLEQHLGHYTVEPVRSRAAVLGDPLALAGLLSLTSLLGFVLPEREAQPGLYEASMAVVDLMDEGGLWPLAYLRWEMGVLERLGFGLDLTRCAVTGSRDDLAFVSPRTGRAVARDAAGEWSDRLLPLPLCMLGQGPAETADIVRGLRVTGHFLEKRLAPSLGDRPLPVARDRLIARLARVE